The following proteins are co-located in the Megalobrama amblycephala isolate DHTTF-2021 linkage group LG12, ASM1881202v1, whole genome shotgun sequence genome:
- the zgc:112962 gene encoding torsin-1A-interacting protein 1 isoform X24 produces the protein MASEGDFGLPQKSQPQTRMSENEKETQNVLHSEPESMKEVDKENDNNKPVKSEGAVDSSGNSAPKKEEKTQPRNDPQSEPKPETTEKVDEGNISKLEKTGEKTQPRNDPQSEPKPETTNKVDEGNISKLEKTGEKTQPRNDPQSEPKPETTEKVDEEKTQLRNDPQSEPKPETTEKVDEGNISKLEKTGAVDSSGNSAPKKEEKTQPRNDPQSEPKPETTEKVDEGNISKLEKTGEKTQPRNDPQSEPKPETTEKVDEGNISKLEKTGAVDSSGNSAPKKEEKTQPRNDPQSEPKPETTEKVDEEKTQPRNDPQSEPKPETTEKVDEGNISKLEKTGAVDSSGNSAPKKEEKTQPRNDPQSEPKPETTNKVDEEKTQLRNDPQSEPKPETTNKVDEGNISKLEKTGEKTQPRNDPQSEPKPETTNKVDEGNISKLEKTGAVDSSGNSAPKKEEKTQPRNDPQSEPKPETTNKVDEEKTQPRNDPQSEPKPETTNKVDEGNISKLEKTGEKTQLRNDPQSEPKPETTNKVDEEKTQPRNDPQSEPKPETTEKVDEGNISKLEKTGEKTQPRNDPQSEPKPETTNKVDEGNISKLEKTGAVDSSGNSAPKKEEKTQPRNDPQSEPKPETTEKVDEEKTQPRNDPQSEPKPETTEKVDEDVGLSGDSSPDVGTKKEDEQLQHTATSELPQERQPQIRVGGNEKLLLIGVAVLLAAIFYAIFFHPKSTPPVPNEFNVVDVFNQEMEKLKTSFPNQRPELWRRSQIHLRRHLKTERPTEPVSLILTSGHRAERTLGCLARCLAQAFSTARNSSVLNINGKSKASQDSDQVKLDIDSELRKAFDGKTFAAVIHRFEELPPGSTLIFYRYCDHENAAYKNVFLAFTVMLDAEVEVPSDVGLGRVEEMVQEHVKQKFVSSDKLATFNEMDVDKLSGLWSRISHLILPVAAEETIEQQGCGDCDKSF, from the exons ATGGCAAGCGAAGGCGACTTtg GACTTCCACAAAAAAGCCAACCACAGACCAGAATGTCAGAGAATGAGA AGGAGACACAGAACGTCCTTCACTCTGAACCTGAATCTATGAAAGAAGTAGATAAAGagaatgataataataaacctgTGAAGAGTGAAGGAG CTGTTGACTCGTCTGGTAATTCTGCACCTAAAAAGGAAG AAAAGACTCAGCCCAGGAACGATCCACAATCTGAACCTAAACCTGAAACTACAGAAAAAGTGGATGAAGGTAACATCAGTAAACTTGAGAAGACAGGAG AGAAGACTCAGCCCAGGAACGATCCACAATCTGAACCTAAACCTGAAACTACAAATAAAGTGGATGAAGGTAACATCAGTAAACTTGAGAAGACAggag AGAAGACTCAGCCCAGGAACGATCCACAATCTGAACCTAAACCTGAAACTACAGAAAAAGTGGATGAAG AGAAGACTCAGCTCAGGAACGATCCACAATCTGAACCTAAACCTGAAACTACAGAAAAAGTGGATGAAGGTAACATCAGTAAACTTGAGAAGACAGGAG CTGTTGACTCGTCTGGTAATTCTGCACCTAAAAAGGAAG AGAAGACTCAGCCCAGGAACGATCCACAATCTGAACCGAAACCTGAAACTACAGAAAAAGTGGATGAAGGTAACATCAGTAAACTTGAGAAGACAGGAG AGAAGACTCAGCCCAGGAACGATCCACAATCTGAACCGAAACCTGAAACTACAGAAAAAGTGGATGAAGGTAACATCAGTAAACTTGAGAAGACAGGAG CTGTTGACTCGTCTGGTAATTCTGCACCTAAAAAGGAAG AGAAGACTCAGCCCAGGAACGATCCACAATCTGAACCTAAACCTGAAACTACAGAAAAAGTGGATGAAG AGAAGACTCAGCCCAGGAACGATCCACAATCTGAACCGAAACCTGAAACTACAGAAAAAGTGGATGAAGGTAACATCAGTAAACTTGAGAAGACAGGAG CTGTTGACTCGTCTGGTAATTCTGCACCTAAAAAGGAAG AGAAGACTCAGCCCAGGAACGATCCACAATCTGAACCTAAACCTGAAACTACAAATAAAGTGGATGAAG AGAAGACTCAGCTCAGGAACGATCCACAATCTGAACCTAAACCTGAAACTACAAATAAAGTGGATGAAGGTAACATCAGTAAACTTGAGAAGAcaggag AGAAGACTCAGCCCAGGAACGATCCACAATCTGAACCTAAACCTGAAACTACAAATAAAGTGGATGAAGGTAACATCAGTAAACTTGAGAAGACAGGAG CTGTTGACTCGTCTGGTAATTCTGCACCTAAAAAGGAAG AGAAGACTCAGCCCAGGAACGATCCACAATCTGAACCTAAACCTGAAACTACAAATAAAGTGGATGAAG AGAAGACTCAGCCCAGGAACGATCCACAATCTGAACCTAAACCTGAAACTACAAATAAAGTGGATGAAGGTAACATCAGTAAACTTGAGAAGAcaggag AGAAGACTCAGCTCAGGAACGATCCACAATCTGAACCTAAACCTGAAACTACAAATAAAGTGGATGAAG AGAAGACTCAGCCCAGGAACGATCCACAATCTGAACCGAAACCTGAAACTACAGAAAAAGTGGATGAAGGTAACATCAGTAAACTTGAGAAGACAggag AGAAGACTCAGCCCAGGAACGATCCACAATCTGAACCTAAACCTGAAACTACAAATAAAGTGGATGAAGGTAACATCAGTAAACTTGAGAAGACAGGAG CTGTTGACTCGTCTGGTAATTCTGCACCTAAAAAGGAAG AGAAGACTCAGCCCAGGAACGATCCACAATCTGAACCTAAACCTGAAACTACAGAAAAAGTGGATGAAG AGAAGACTCAGCCCAGGAACGATCCACAATCTGAACCTAAACCTGAAACTACAGAAAAAGTGGATGAAG ATGTTGGCTTGTCTGGTGATTCTTCTCCAGATGTTGGAACTAAAAAAGAGGATG AGCAACTACAACATACCGCCACTTCTGAACTTCCACAAGAAAGACAACCACAGATCAGAGTGGGAGGGAATGAGA AACTGTTATTGATTGGTGTTGCTGTCCTACTTGCAGCTATCttttatgctattttttttCATCCTAAATCAACTCCACCTGTACCAAATGAGTTTAATGTGGTGGATGTGTTCAATCAGGAAATGGAAAAACTTAAGACTAGCTTTCCAAATCAGCGGCCAGAACTCTGGAGGAGGAGTCAGATTCATCTCAGACGCCACCTGAAAACTGAGCGTCCCACAGAACCTGTCAGCCTTATTCTTACGTCTGGTCACAGGGCTGAAAGGACACTTGGTTGTTTGGCTCGATGCTTGGCTCAAGCTTTTTCCACTGCCCGTAACTCTTCAGTTCTAAACATCAATGGAAAAAGTAAAGCATCACAAGACAGTGATCAGGTCAAGCTGGACATTGATAGTGAGTTGAGAAAAGCCTTTGATGGTAAAACATTTGCTGCAGTAATCCACCGATTTGAGGAGCTCCCTCCTGGATCCACTCTCATCTTTTACCGTTACTGTGACCATGAGAATGCGGCTTATAAGAACGTCTTCCTGGCCTTTACTGTAATGCTTGATGCAGAAGTGGAAGTGCCATCCGATGTCGGTCTAGGGAGAGTTGAGGAGATGGTTCAAGAGCACGTAAAACAGAAGTTTGTCTCCTCAGACAAGTTAGCTACGTTTAATGAAATGGATGTGGACAAACTGAGTGGACTGTGGAGCAGAATTTCACATCTCATCTTGCCAGTGGCTGCAGAAGAGACAATTGAACAACAGGGCTGTGGGGACTGTGACAAATCATTTTGA
- the zgc:112962 gene encoding torsin-1A-interacting protein 1 isoform X43, with translation MASEGDFGLPQKSQPQTRMSENEKETQNVLHSEPESMKEVDKENDNNKPVKSEGAVDSSGNSAPKKEEKTQPRNDPQSEPKPETTEKVDEGNISKLEKTGEKTQPRNDPQSEPKPETTNKVDEGNISKLEKTGEKTQPRNDPQSEPKPETTEKVDEEKTQLRNDPQSEPKPETTEKVDEGNISKLEKTGAVDSSGNSAPKKEEKTQPRNDPQSEPKPETTEKVDEGNISKLEKTGEKTQPRNDPQSEPKPETTEKVDEGNISKLEKTGAVDSSGNSAPKKEEKTQPRNDPQSEPKPETTEKVDEEKTQPRNDPQSEPKPETTEKVDEGNISKLEKTGAVDSSGNSAPKKEEKTQPRNDPQSEPKPETTNKVDEEKTQLRNDPQSEPKPETTNKVDEGNISKLEKTGEKTQPRNDPQSEPKPETTNKVDEGNISKLEKTGAVDSSGNSAPKKEEKTQPRNDPQSEPKPETTNKVDEGNISKLEKTGAVDSSGNSAPKKEEKTQPRNDPQSEPKPETTNKVDEEKTQPRNDPQSEPKPETTEKVDEEKTQPRNDPQSEPKPETTNKVDEGNISKLEKTGAVDSSGNSAPKKEEKTQPRNDPQSEPKPETTEKVDEEKTQPRNDPQSEPKPETTEKVDEDVGLSGDSSPDVGTKKEDEQLQHTATSELPQERQPQIRVGGNEKLLLIGVAVLLAAIFYAIFFHPKSTPPVPNEFNVVDVFNQEMEKLKTSFPNQRPELWRRSQIHLRRHLKTERPTEPVSLILTSGHRAERTLGCLARCLAQAFSTARNSSVLNINGKSKASQDSDQVKLDIDSELRKAFDGKTFAAVIHRFEELPPGSTLIFYRYCDHENAAYKNVFLAFTVMLDAEVEVPSDVGLGRVEEMVQEHVKQKFVSSDKLATFNEMDVDKLSGLWSRISHLILPVAAEETIEQQGCGDCDKSF, from the exons ATGGCAAGCGAAGGCGACTTtg GACTTCCACAAAAAAGCCAACCACAGACCAGAATGTCAGAGAATGAGA AGGAGACACAGAACGTCCTTCACTCTGAACCTGAATCTATGAAAGAAGTAGATAAAGagaatgataataataaacctgTGAAGAGTGAAGGAG CTGTTGACTCGTCTGGTAATTCTGCACCTAAAAAGGAAG AAAAGACTCAGCCCAGGAACGATCCACAATCTGAACCTAAACCTGAAACTACAGAAAAAGTGGATGAAGGTAACATCAGTAAACTTGAGAAGACAGGAG AGAAGACTCAGCCCAGGAACGATCCACAATCTGAACCTAAACCTGAAACTACAAATAAAGTGGATGAAGGTAACATCAGTAAACTTGAGAAGACAggag AGAAGACTCAGCCCAGGAACGATCCACAATCTGAACCTAAACCTGAAACTACAGAAAAAGTGGATGAAG AGAAGACTCAGCTCAGGAACGATCCACAATCTGAACCTAAACCTGAAACTACAGAAAAAGTGGATGAAGGTAACATCAGTAAACTTGAGAAGACAGGAG CTGTTGACTCGTCTGGTAATTCTGCACCTAAAAAGGAAG AGAAGACTCAGCCCAGGAACGATCCACAATCTGAACCGAAACCTGAAACTACAGAAAAAGTGGATGAAGGTAACATCAGTAAACTTGAGAAGACAGGAG AGAAGACTCAGCCCAGGAACGATCCACAATCTGAACCGAAACCTGAAACTACAGAAAAAGTGGATGAAGGTAACATCAGTAAACTTGAGAAGACAGGAG CTGTTGACTCGTCTGGTAATTCTGCACCTAAAAAGGAAG AGAAGACTCAGCCCAGGAACGATCCACAATCTGAACCTAAACCTGAAACTACAGAAAAAGTGGATGAAG AGAAGACTCAGCCCAGGAACGATCCACAATCTGAACCGAAACCTGAAACTACAGAAAAAGTGGATGAAGGTAACATCAGTAAACTTGAGAAGACAGGAG CTGTTGACTCGTCTGGTAATTCTGCACCTAAAAAGGAAG AGAAGACTCAGCCCAGGAACGATCCACAATCTGAACCTAAACCTGAAACTACAAATAAAGTGGATGAAG AGAAGACTCAGCTCAGGAACGATCCACAATCTGAACCTAAACCTGAAACTACAAATAAAGTGGATGAAGGTAACATCAGTAAACTTGAGAAGAcaggag AGAAGACTCAGCCCAGGAACGATCCACAATCTGAACCTAAACCTGAAACTACAAATAAAGTGGATGAAGGTAACATCAGTAAACTTGAGAAGACAGGAG CTGTTGACTCGTCTGGTAATTCTGCACCTAAAAAGGAAG AGAAGACTCAGCCCAGGAACGATCCACAATCTGAACCTAAACCTGAAACTACAAATAAAGTGGATGAAGGTAACATCAGTAAACTTGAGAAGAcaggag CTGTTGACTCGTCTGGTAATTCTGCACCTAAAAAGGAAG AGAAGACTCAGCCCAGGAACGATCCACAATCTGAACCTAAACCTGAAACTACAAATAAAGTGGATGAAG AGAAGACTCAGCCCAGGAACGATCCACAATCTGAACCGAAACCTGAAACTACAGAAAAAGTGGATGAAG AGAAGACTCAGCCCAGGAACGATCCACAATCTGAACCTAAACCTGAAACTACAAATAAAGTGGATGAAGGTAACATCAGTAAACTTGAGAAGACAGGAG CTGTTGACTCGTCTGGTAATTCTGCACCTAAAAAGGAAG AGAAGACTCAGCCCAGGAACGATCCACAATCTGAACCTAAACCTGAAACTACAGAAAAAGTGGATGAAG AGAAGACTCAGCCCAGGAACGATCCACAATCTGAACCTAAACCTGAAACTACAGAAAAAGTGGATGAAG ATGTTGGCTTGTCTGGTGATTCTTCTCCAGATGTTGGAACTAAAAAAGAGGATG AGCAACTACAACATACCGCCACTTCTGAACTTCCACAAGAAAGACAACCACAGATCAGAGTGGGAGGGAATGAGA AACTGTTATTGATTGGTGTTGCTGTCCTACTTGCAGCTATCttttatgctattttttttCATCCTAAATCAACTCCACCTGTACCAAATGAGTTTAATGTGGTGGATGTGTTCAATCAGGAAATGGAAAAACTTAAGACTAGCTTTCCAAATCAGCGGCCAGAACTCTGGAGGAGGAGTCAGATTCATCTCAGACGCCACCTGAAAACTGAGCGTCCCACAGAACCTGTCAGCCTTATTCTTACGTCTGGTCACAGGGCTGAAAGGACACTTGGTTGTTTGGCTCGATGCTTGGCTCAAGCTTTTTCCACTGCCCGTAACTCTTCAGTTCTAAACATCAATGGAAAAAGTAAAGCATCACAAGACAGTGATCAGGTCAAGCTGGACATTGATAGTGAGTTGAGAAAAGCCTTTGATGGTAAAACATTTGCTGCAGTAATCCACCGATTTGAGGAGCTCCCTCCTGGATCCACTCTCATCTTTTACCGTTACTGTGACCATGAGAATGCGGCTTATAAGAACGTCTTCCTGGCCTTTACTGTAATGCTTGATGCAGAAGTGGAAGTGCCATCCGATGTCGGTCTAGGGAGAGTTGAGGAGATGGTTCAAGAGCACGTAAAACAGAAGTTTGTCTCCTCAGACAAGTTAGCTACGTTTAATGAAATGGATGTGGACAAACTGAGTGGACTGTGGAGCAGAATTTCACATCTCATCTTGCCAGTGGCTGCAGAAGAGACAATTGAACAACAGGGCTGTGGGGACTGTGACAAATCATTTTGA
- the zgc:112962 gene encoding torsin-1A-interacting protein 1 isoform X16, translating into MASEGDFGLPQKSQPQTRMSENEKETQNVLHSEPESMKEVDKENDNNKPVKSEGAVDSSGNSAPKKEEKTQPRNDPQSEPKPETTEKVDEGNISKLEKTGEKTQPRNDPQSEPKPETTNKVDEGNISKLEKTGEKTQPRNDPQSEPKPETTEKVDEEKTQLRNDPQSEPKPETTEKVDEGNISKLEKTGAVDSSGNSAPKKEEKTQPRNDPQSEPKPETTEKVDEEKTQPRNDPQSEPKPETTEKVDEAVDSSGNSAPKKEEKTQPRNDPQSEPKPETTEKVDEEKTQPRNDPQSEPKPETTEKVDEGNISKLEKTGAVDSSGNSAPKKEEKTQPRNDPQSEPKPETTNKVDEEKTQLRNDPQSEPKPETTNKVDEGNISKLEKTGEKTQPRNDPQSEPKPETTNKVDEGNISKLEKTGAVDSSGNSAPKKEEKTQPRNDPQSEPKPETTNKVDEGNISKLEKTGAVDSSGNSAPKKEEKTQPRNDPQSEPKPETTNKVDEGNISKLEKTGEKTQLRNDPQSEPKPETTNKVDEEKTQPRNDPQSEPKPETTEKVDEGNISKLEKTGEKTQPRNDPQSEPKPETTNKVDEGNISKLEKTGAVDSSGNSAPKKEEKTQPRNDPQSEPKPETTEKVDEEKTQPRNDPQSEPKPETTEKVDEDVGLSGDSSPDVGTKKEDEQLQHTATSELPQERQPQIRVGGNEKLLLIGVAVLLAAIFYAIFFHPKSTPPVPNEFNVVDVFNQEMEKLKTSFPNQRPELWRRSQIHLRRHLKTERPTEPVSLILTSGHRAERTLGCLARCLAQAFSTARNSSVLNINGKSKASQDSDQVKLDIDSELRKAFDGKTFAAVIHRFEELPPGSTLIFYRYCDHENAAYKNVFLAFTVMLDAEVEVPSDVGLGRVEEMVQEHVKQKFVSSDKLATFNEMDVDKLSGLWSRISHLILPVAAEETIEQQGCGDCDKSF; encoded by the exons ATGGCAAGCGAAGGCGACTTtg GACTTCCACAAAAAAGCCAACCACAGACCAGAATGTCAGAGAATGAGA AGGAGACACAGAACGTCCTTCACTCTGAACCTGAATCTATGAAAGAAGTAGATAAAGagaatgataataataaacctgTGAAGAGTGAAGGAG CTGTTGACTCGTCTGGTAATTCTGCACCTAAAAAGGAAG AAAAGACTCAGCCCAGGAACGATCCACAATCTGAACCTAAACCTGAAACTACAGAAAAAGTGGATGAAGGTAACATCAGTAAACTTGAGAAGACAGGAG AGAAGACTCAGCCCAGGAACGATCCACAATCTGAACCTAAACCTGAAACTACAAATAAAGTGGATGAAGGTAACATCAGTAAACTTGAGAAGACAggag AGAAGACTCAGCCCAGGAACGATCCACAATCTGAACCTAAACCTGAAACTACAGAAAAAGTGGATGAAG AGAAGACTCAGCTCAGGAACGATCCACAATCTGAACCTAAACCTGAAACTACAGAAAAAGTGGATGAAGGTAACATCAGTAAACTTGAGAAGACAGGAG CTGTTGACTCGTCTGGTAATTCTGCACCTAAAAAGGAAG AGAAGACTCAGCCCAGGAACGATCCACAATCTGAACCGAAACCTGAAACTACAGAAAAAGTGGATGAAG AGAAGACTCAGCCCAGGAACGATCCACAATCTGAACCGAAACCTGAAACTACAGAAAAAGTGGATGAAG CTGTTGACTCGTCTGGTAATTCTGCACCTAAAAAGGAAG AGAAGACTCAGCCCAGGAACGATCCACAATCTGAACCTAAACCTGAAACTACAGAAAAAGTGGATGAAG AGAAGACTCAGCCCAGGAACGATCCACAATCTGAACCGAAACCTGAAACTACAGAAAAAGTGGATGAAGGTAACATCAGTAAACTTGAGAAGACAGGAG CTGTTGACTCGTCTGGTAATTCTGCACCTAAAAAGGAAG AGAAGACTCAGCCCAGGAACGATCCACAATCTGAACCTAAACCTGAAACTACAAATAAAGTGGATGAAG AGAAGACTCAGCTCAGGAACGATCCACAATCTGAACCTAAACCTGAAACTACAAATAAAGTGGATGAAGGTAACATCAGTAAACTTGAGAAGAcaggag AGAAGACTCAGCCCAGGAACGATCCACAATCTGAACCTAAACCTGAAACTACAAATAAAGTGGATGAAGGTAACATCAGTAAACTTGAGAAGACAGGAG CTGTTGACTCGTCTGGTAATTCTGCACCTAAAAAGGAAG AGAAGACTCAGCCCAGGAACGATCCACAATCTGAACCTAAACCTGAAACTACAAATAAAGTGGATGAAGGTAACATCAGTAAACTTGAGAAGAcaggag CTGTTGACTCGTCTGGTAATTCTGCACCTAAAAAGGAAG AGAAGACTCAGCCCAGGAACGATCCACAATCTGAACCTAAACCTGAAACTACAAATAAAGTGGATGAAGGTAACATCAGTAAACTTGAGAAGAcaggag AGAAGACTCAGCTCAGGAACGATCCACAATCTGAACCTAAACCTGAAACTACAAATAAAGTGGATGAAG AGAAGACTCAGCCCAGGAACGATCCACAATCTGAACCGAAACCTGAAACTACAGAAAAAGTGGATGAAGGTAACATCAGTAAACTTGAGAAGACAggag AGAAGACTCAGCCCAGGAACGATCCACAATCTGAACCTAAACCTGAAACTACAAATAAAGTGGATGAAGGTAACATCAGTAAACTTGAGAAGACAGGAG CTGTTGACTCGTCTGGTAATTCTGCACCTAAAAAGGAAG AGAAGACTCAGCCCAGGAACGATCCACAATCTGAACCTAAACCTGAAACTACAGAAAAAGTGGATGAAG AGAAGACTCAGCCCAGGAACGATCCACAATCTGAACCTAAACCTGAAACTACAGAAAAAGTGGATGAAG ATGTTGGCTTGTCTGGTGATTCTTCTCCAGATGTTGGAACTAAAAAAGAGGATG AGCAACTACAACATACCGCCACTTCTGAACTTCCACAAGAAAGACAACCACAGATCAGAGTGGGAGGGAATGAGA AACTGTTATTGATTGGTGTTGCTGTCCTACTTGCAGCTATCttttatgctattttttttCATCCTAAATCAACTCCACCTGTACCAAATGAGTTTAATGTGGTGGATGTGTTCAATCAGGAAATGGAAAAACTTAAGACTAGCTTTCCAAATCAGCGGCCAGAACTCTGGAGGAGGAGTCAGATTCATCTCAGACGCCACCTGAAAACTGAGCGTCCCACAGAACCTGTCAGCCTTATTCTTACGTCTGGTCACAGGGCTGAAAGGACACTTGGTTGTTTGGCTCGATGCTTGGCTCAAGCTTTTTCCACTGCCCGTAACTCTTCAGTTCTAAACATCAATGGAAAAAGTAAAGCATCACAAGACAGTGATCAGGTCAAGCTGGACATTGATAGTGAGTTGAGAAAAGCCTTTGATGGTAAAACATTTGCTGCAGTAATCCACCGATTTGAGGAGCTCCCTCCTGGATCCACTCTCATCTTTTACCGTTACTGTGACCATGAGAATGCGGCTTATAAGAACGTCTTCCTGGCCTTTACTGTAATGCTTGATGCAGAAGTGGAAGTGCCATCCGATGTCGGTCTAGGGAGAGTTGAGGAGATGGTTCAAGAGCACGTAAAACAGAAGTTTGTCTCCTCAGACAAGTTAGCTACGTTTAATGAAATGGATGTGGACAAACTGAGTGGACTGTGGAGCAGAATTTCACATCTCATCTTGCCAGTGGCTGCAGAAGAGACAATTGAACAACAGGGCTGTGGGGACTGTGACAAATCATTTTGA